The genomic region AGCATCCAGCTTGAtcttatctatgtacgtgctttttttggggggggggggggggggggagcagcgTTATTAATATTTTTTCAGAAGAAGTACATGTCTGTTGGGGACACCTTTCTAAACGTGTCAACTTAAACTTCCAATCTATGTATGTGGTGTTTACTTTAATTTTTAATTGGAGATGGGTGTTGGGGACACCTTTCTAAACGTGTCAACTTAAACTTCCTATATGCGTACGTGTTTTTTTTAAGGAAGCAACATCTTTTAATAGATCTTGACCATCGAATTTTAAATCCGATGGCTAAATTAATTTTGTTGATGTGGATTAACGTGGAACCTCGtatgtgcctccaattagtaaatataagatgattatccctcaaagtggaataaagaatcactcccgagttcctattagcggagaacaaaagataggaattgtttgtagggcacgaaaccaactcaaagctattctttccattcgatctattcaagagttcgtactaaaataacacaaagctatttttccgttcgatctatcctagagttcgtactagaatagcaccaaagaaaattcatattcataatacttaatccacacaaagaactataaagagaccccaaagtttccgtcggagaaaaacgtgcatcaacccctatgcatagattaccccaatatcaccgcgggaattcgcgagttgaatgccataacacatatcaagtgaatcaataagatacctcattgtcacctcaagaattcatattgcaagacatatatcatgtgttctcatctctgaatattcaatccgacaagacactaactttgaagggtaaagattcaattcatcataacaagagtatagaggggagaaacatcatatgatcagactatattaacaaagcccatgatatagatcacgagagagagagatcaaataaattgctactggtacaaaccctcagccccgagggtggactactccctcctcatcgtggtggccaccgggatgatgaagatggccaccgcagATGATTCcaccctccggcaggatgccggaacggggtctagattggatctcgtggatacaaagaccttacggcggcagaacttctaatctaggttaaccccgatgggtttcagaatatttgtgaatttatagggtaaagatgCGGTCcacggggcacccgaggtgggcacaacccacctgggcgcgcctgggggcccaggcgcaccctggtgggttgtgcccccctcggggcacccccaggtgctgctcttgcccatcctgggtgttctggtccatcaaAATTCTCCAAGGAGTTACGTGgtgtttgcactccgtttgataccgatttcctacgatgtaaaagcaagcaaaaaacagcaactggcattgggcactgggtcaataggttagtcccaaaaaataatataaaatgactataaaatgattgtaaaacatccaagaatgataatataagagcatggaacaataaaaaattatagatacattggagacgtatcagtagtgcACACAGATACAAATTATTCATATTTAAAAATACATAATTAAACCATAGTGCAAACATAAAAATGTTCCTAGTGCATAGTTGAAAAATTAAAAAGAAAGTTTACCGATTTCTAGCATGGATCGATATATGCTCCACAAGATCAAAAAAAAGTTGCATATGCACAATATCGTAGTTGTTGATGCATCTCTAGAAAGTTGGGAATATGCTACCCCTCTTGTTTCGGGAGGCCAACCTGAGTATCGAGCTTCTGAAAATCATGTGTGCAGGCTACCCCTTCACCCTCTTCCTCGACAATCATATCGTGTAAGATTATGCAACGTGTCATGAGCTTCCAAAAGTGTCTCCATTTCCCACATCATTACAGCTCCACAAACAATACCCCAACGAGCTTGGTGCACTCCGAATGACAtatccacatccttcctagctccCTCTTGCATTCTTACAAAGAAGCTTTGTTTTTTTGCATGGGCatcggatatggtcttcacaatAATCGCCCATTGAGGACGAATACCATTCGCAAGGTAGTACCCCATGTCGTAGTTGTTCCCGTTGACGGTGTATTTGCATGGCGGAGCTTCCCCATCACAGTCTCCTAAACAAGGGAGAACTTtggagcacattgatgtcattgcacGAACTAGACgtgccaaagaaagcatgccaaatccgcAAGTCCTTCGTTGCATCTATTTTCAAGTATGATGGTGGCTTCTTTGAGGTTACCAAGGTATTGCCCACACAAACCTTTTGGGTAATTCTTCCATTGCCAGTGCATGCAATCAACTGAATCCAACATATATGAGAATCCTCTTGCTGCTCCAATTGCCAATAATAATTCCGTGTGCTCAATAGTTTGCTCTCTCAGCTACTCTGGTCCAAACACCTTCACCACAATAAGTGCAAATGCATCATGGTGTTCATGACCACTGTCTCTCCCGTCCGAATTTAGTATCAATTGCATTTGTAGCCTTGCTATAAACAATCATCCTGAGAGCAACCATGCATTTCTACAGAGGAGAGATAGAAAGTTGTCCGCAACAATCGTTCCTAAGCTTGAATTTGTCATCAGCCTTCTCCAAGGTAGTCACTATGCGCAAGAACAATTCCCCGCTCACCCGTAAGCGACAACGAAAGAAACCTTAATGATATATTGGGTCAATTGTGAAGTAGTCCGTGTACAAAACCTGAGCACCGGCAATTCTTTCCCGGGAACTCTCCGACACTTTATGGAACCCTTGAAGTTCAGTACATGCTCCTCTGCCTTCTCCATTTCCTCTtggatgatcatcatcatcacgatTTCAACATCCCCATCGTCCAAATCCAAAAAATCAATGAACTCATTTAATAAGAATTCAACAAGGTCCATGTTTCCATAGCCATCATTTCACGATCAATCCATCGATGACCTAGAAATGACCCAATGAATAAAAAAAATCTTCTCACACATTTGATCGAACACATAGAGTGGGAGGTGTATATCCGGGGGAGTTGGATGTACTCGGGCAGCATCCGGTGGCGGCAACCTTGATTAGTTGCGACACAATTAGCAACTGTGTTGGTTGGGGCCTCCATTTGTGAAGCTGTGGGTTGGGGATGATGGCAGAGCAACGATGGCGGCGGAACTACGACGCCAGCTATGCGGATGAGGcagagaagagaagaggaagagggctAGTCGCGCAAGAAGGGGGGGGGGCGTCTTCAAGCAAATTGGCGCGGACCCTTGCAGCCAGTCTTACTTGGCGGGCGCATCCGGGCGTCTCCATATCCACCCGGAAGTGGGCCAGCTATGGGGAGTGCTGGTCAGCCCAGGTATTTGGGCCGGATTTGCCAGGTCCAGTTAGGTGGAATTTTGTGTTTGTACAGTGACCGAGCAGAATGCCCGAGTGTTTCGGGGCAAATAGGGGGCGTCCAGTTGTAGTTGCTATGCCTCAGAGTTAATTTCAAAGCTTGTACCTGCACATTGTTTAGTCAATATAATTTGGCAAATCTATCATCTTTTGTGAAGCCATTGACTTCACAAACACCAGCTGCTCCTACTGGTTGCCCGCCATGGACGAGCTGGATTCCGCAATGTCCGGGTTCTGCTAAATGGAGATCAAACCCATATCGGGGTTCAACCAGAGTTGTGTACAGAAGCAGTGAACTTATCTACTTAATTTGGCTCCTCATCAATTAATTATCTATTTGGGCGTGATGGATCCTGCTACGTTGGAAGCATTGGCATGTCATGAGGGACTAGTTTTGGCTGATGATCTATCTCTCGAGCGATTGGTTGTAGCATCTTACAATAAGAGGGTAATTACGACCTACATTGAGCCACAGTGGCAACTATGCAACATGACCCAAGAAATCACAACCCTTCGAAGGACTTCATTGATGCGTACTTCCTTCACAAACGAATAAGCTCTAATACCAAACCTTATAATCTTGCTTCTTATGCCTAATCGCTTATTTTGGATTCCATCTTTCACTCTTCAAACCTCGTGATCAAATCACTATCCCTGTTACCATTGATCAAGAACAAAGAGCAACTTGCCTAAAAATGTCTGCCAAATTCACCCAATACACATCCAAATCCAAATAGGTGGAGTCAGTAACTAATTGAAACTAAATTTCATGTGGAAAAGAAATGGATCCAAACCAATACTTCCTCATTTCTTTACATTTATTCTTATCAAGCAAGATGTTTAATATCTAAACTAAGTTGCCTTCTCTATTAGATCACTATCATGGTATCAACTCCTACAACCTGTAGTGGCCTATACCATGTAAGAGCTCTAAAATTTATTAATTGCATACACATTTAAAGTTGATATATGCATATACCAAACGAATCACTTGATTTGTTTCGTGCAAATTGTGATCAATATTTCTACATTTAGGGGTGTAGAAGATACGTGGAAGTATCGGTGACTAAACTAGGCCTTCACATCGACATAGTTGCTTGTGTTTGGAGAATTCTTTATGATATGAAGTCGAATGTAGAACAATACGTTTGGAGGCACCCCGGTCCGAGGGTAGTCAGTTCAGTAGATGACTTCATGAGTCATGGATCTCCTTTCTTCTCTATCACTTGGCCTTACGTCACCTCCCGTCATGGTTTCCTAGGAATCCCACACAGATAGTCGTCCATGAGGTGCCTAGTGCTGGGAGCAATCCTCGGCATGAGATTTTTGTCTGAGGACGACCCTAGCCTTGGACTACTTCTCTAGAGCTCTTGGCTAGTAATCCATGGCAACTTTAGCTTTTGGCTAGCATGTAAAGGTGACGTTGGCTGTTGGCTACCTACTAAAGGAAAATCTAGCTCCGGGCTAGTATCCAAAGGTGTCTGTTGTTCTTCACTAGTGTGTCAAGGCGACGCTAGCTCTTCGCAAGCAACCTAAGTCAACTCTAGCTCTTGGCAAATTTAATTAGGTGTCGCTTGGAGGGTAGACATCTAGGGCTCCGACATGCCCCTGAGGTGACTCAGTACACACCCGGCTGACGTTTTGGCCCTCATCCCCTTGATTTGAAGATCTTCTCTTGCTCTGAAGTTCTTCGCACCTCACCTTGAAGCCATCCGCATTGTGGTCTAATATGCCTGGTCGTGCTGCCTTGACTTGTACGTGGTCGTTGCATGCCGCTTTGAGCTTGTCAGGTCACCTTGGGCATTTCGTGTCATGCACCTAGATCTGATCCTAGCAGCACCAAGATTGATGCGGCTTTGACCCCACGTTGACCTCTGGCCCTGCATCCTTGTTATCACTCTCTTCTCTCCCATGCCCAAGATGGGAGAGAGACTCAAATTTTACAACCCCCTCTAAGTGAGGGGAtatcctctatttataggagaatgTTGGAAATTTTAGGTGCCATGCTATGGGGCATTTTACAAGTGTGTGAATTTACATACCACACCATTCATTTATTCTACAGGTGTTCCTTTGATCCCCTTATGTGCCCTAGTTGCATTGGGGTAATTCTATGGCACCTAGCATATCTTCTAATAAATTAGTTATCCAACTATTTATTACAACATGCCATTGCCATCCTTCTAGTGCATcaggtgcgcgcgcgcgcgcacacacacacagagagagagactgCAAGATTTCCCTTTTGGATTACTGTCTTCACTCGCCTCACTTTTAGGGGTAATTTGTGAATTTATGGCTCTTCTGGCCTTCATATGTGAACTAATGCACTACCGGGCGACTGACAAACAGAATATGTTGCGCGTCCATGTGGTGGATTTGACATCAAATTTACTATTGGGGGCCTTCTGGTCCTCGGTATCAGATTCCATCGGCTTCAGATGCACCATCTTTCTATATTATTTTGCGAGGATGTCTTGGGCGTGGTCTTGGTGCACGTAGTGCACGGAGCACATCGGGCTAGAGAAGAGCCTTCATGGTAAACTTTCCATATTCCCCGTGTTGACCTGGCGAGGACCCATCTTTCCCATGGAAAAGAACCTAGGTGCGAGGATCCATAAGTGTCTCGAATGCTCTATAACCGAGTTCTACATTGATTGTGGGTATGGTGTGGACCCCTTTTACCACGAGGAATGTAAAGTTTTTTATGCAGATGAACATGCAGCTTCAACCGGTAACTTTTGGTTTTGCAAAAGGTCTTCAGCCTATAGTGTCTATTTTACTGTGTGATGACCATGTTGAGGTAACTTTTGACTACTTGCCATTTATCATATCATCATCGAGCCCTTCAGATCAGAAATAAGTGACCTTTTAGGCATGTTGTACTCAAACTTTTAGACTTTGAATACAAATATCATTTTATTTATTCAGActgaagatgcacacatcatcttcATAAGTCAATTTGAGCTAAGTGCGTATGAACAATGTCTACACTTGCCATCAGCCTGTCGCCTCAAGCTGTGTACACGCCGCCACAGTGCTGCATCGGCTTTGCTTGGCCGGTGCTGCCATggatctcttttttagtttgtcgTGTATTTGGAACTATTTCTCTCTAGTTGTGCTTTCCGCTTATTTGATGAACTGCTCCTCTAACTGAGCTGATGTATGAACTATTTTAGTTCCATCTGAGTAATGGAGCCGGGGAGGAGCCTGCCTGTTATTCGAAAAAAAAGATATGACCATGTTGAGATAACTTTTGACTACTTATATCATCACCGAACCATTCATTGCAGAAATAAGAGACCTTTTAAGCATGTTGTACTCAAACTTTTAGACTTTGAAAACGAATATCATTTCATTTATTCTGCttgaagatgcacacatcatcttcACAAGTCAATTTGAGCTAAGTGCGTATATGAACAATGTGACCACACCACGTCATGACATGTCTAGTCTATCTAAATTGTGATACATTTTATTTCTGACAATTATGATAAGGATTGTTACCCTTTTTGCTCGATCGGCGAGGCCGAAACCATGTATTTTGGTCGTGCCCGCTCTCCTCAACTGTATTTTGTTTGGATCTCTCTGCAGTGTTAATTTGGAGCATTGAATGTTATGCCTAAAATTGATACTCACTAAAGTCTGTTGTATGCATGTGCCTAAAAAATTAATTAATAGGAGTACATATATATCTTTTGGGTTAAGACGGGCCTAAATTCATTCACACAAAAAAGATGGGTCTAAATTAATGATTTAGTAGTAACGTTCCCTAGCCTCGGCGCAGCTATAAATCGCGCTCTCTAAGACTCAAGAAAGACCCCTGTCGAAAACTTTCCTCTTCAGTTTTGTTGAGGCGGCCGTCGCGATGAAGTCACGCGCGGGCACGCCGCCGGTCCTGTACACGTACGCGTCGATGCAGCAgcggagcggcggcggcgtgagGTGGCGCGAGTGCGTTGCCGTGCTGGGCGCCACCGCCTTGGTGGTGCTCGTGGTCACCCATGCGCTCCTCCCAGGGGCCAGGTTGGGGGACCTGGGCGACGTGGTCAGCCCGGTGCTCCGTCTCCGGAGagccaggcgggaggaggcggccgtgcCGTCGTCGGAGAAGACGGTGGGCGATAAGGCCGATGGCTTCCCGTGGAGCAACGCCATGCTGCAGTGGCAGCGCACCGGGTACCATTTCCAGCCGGAGAAGAACTACATGAACGGTATGTATGGAATCCATCAAATTCAAGATTGAGTTTTCAGATTCAAATCCTCCTATATGTTCTTCCCCGGCACCGGCACGGACGCCTTGCTCTATGTTTGGAAGAAGAAACTGACTGGCAATGGCTAGCTGCCTTTTTTGATGTctttttgtttgtttgcttgccGGAGAAAGAAACTGACTACCTTTTGCTTACGTACTCCGgcgacatgcatgcatgtatgcatgcaGATCCAAACGGTGAGTGAGTAGGATCATTATCACTTTTaatcctcacttttatgcctatCCATTGGCAAGGAAACGTGCTGATTAATTGAAACGCAAACATGCAGCTCCAATGTACTACCGTGGATGGTACCACTTCTTCTACCAGTACAACCCAGAGGGCATCACGTGGGGCAACATCTCGTGGGGCCACGCCGTGTCGCGGGACATGGTCCACTGGCACCACCTACCCCTCGCCATGGTGCCCGACCGATGGTACGACATCAACGGCGTTCTGACGGGCTCCGCCACCATACTTCCCGATGGCAAGGTCGTCCTGCTCTACACGGGGAACACCGACACCCTCGCCCAGGTACAGTGCCTTGCCGTACCTGTTGACCCTCATGATCCTCTCCTTCGTACTTGGACCAAGCACCCCGCCAACCCTGTGCTCCTTCCACCCCCCGGGACCAGCAAAAAGGACTTCCGCGACCCCATGACAGCATGGTTCGATAAGTCCGACAACACGTGGCGCACCATGATCGGGTCCAAGGACGACAACGGGCATGCTGGCGTCGCCCTCAtgtacaagacaaaagacttcgtCAAGTTCGAGCTCATCCCGCGCCCGGTCCACCGCGTCGAGGGCACCGGCATGTGGGAGTGCGTCGACTTCTACCCTGTTGGGGGCAACAGCAACTCATCACACGAAGAGTTGTATGTCCTGAAGGCGAGCATGGACGATGAACGACATGACTACTACGCATTGGGAAAGTATGATGCGGTGACCAACACATGGACACCGCTGGACCCGGAGGCAGATGTGGGAATCGGACTGAGGTACAATTGGGGAAAGTTCTTTGCGTCCACGACATTCTATGATCCGGCAAAACGGCGACGTGTGATGTGGGCGTATGTTGGTGAGACAGACTCCAACCGGACCGACCTCGCCAAGGGATGGGCAAACCTCCAGGTGACGTTATTGTACATCAATTTGATATGTTTTACCACGTGTTTACCATCTATCATCAGTTCCATTAGTTCACTATGCATGCTTGATATATTTAGATATGACAACAATGCGATCGTTAACTTGCATTTGTCATCTTGCATTCATTCATTATGCATAATTGATACATAAATAGTCCCTCCGTTCATTATTACAAAATGTTCTAATTTTTTTCCGATTCAGatatatatagacacattttagtatGTTTGTTTattcatttcagtccgtatgtagttcatattaaaatatccaaaacatcttataatagtgaaagGAAGAAGTAATTCTTTGTATTTATGACTTCAAAAATATTTTGGCTATGCTTTTTTCCCGACTCATTTCAACATTAGGCTCTCTAAGAAGATCAAATCTAACTCAAAAAGGTTCAAATTGAGCATTTCCATCATGTTTGTATAAGCCACCTCGTACTTTTTAGCACATAAGAGAACCTTTTAAGTTGCCTGCTGAATCCATGAGTAGGCAAGA from Triticum aestivum cultivar Chinese Spring chromosome 4A, IWGSC CS RefSeq v2.1, whole genome shotgun sequence harbors:
- the LOC123088584 gene encoding sucrose:sucrose 1-fructosyltransferase-like: MKSRAGTPPVLYTYASMQQRSGGGVRWRECVAVLGATALVVLVVTHALLPGARLGDLGDVVSPVLRLRRARREEAAVPSSEKTVGDKADGFPWSNAMLQWQRTGYHFQPEKNYMNDPNAPMYYRGWYHFFYQYNPEGITWGNISWGHAVSRDMVHWHHLPLAMVPDRWYDINGVLTGSATILPDGKVVLLYTGNTDTLAQVQCLAVPVDPHDPLLRTWTKHPANPVLLPPPGTSKKDFRDPMTAWFDKSDNTWRTMIGSKDDNGHAGVALMYKTKDFVKFELIPRPVHRVEGTGMWECVDFYPVGGNSNSSHEELYVLKASMDDERHDYYALGKYDAVTNTWTPLDPEADVGIGLRYNWGKFFASTTFYDPAKRRRVMWAYVGETDSNRTDLAKGWANLQAIPRTVALDEKTRTNVLQWPVEEIETLRHNTTDLSGITIGTGSITALHLRQAAQLDIEASFRLNTSDIAAHNEADIGYNCSTSGGATNRGALGPFGLLLTNGHSEQMAMYFYVSRRLDGGLRTHFCHEESQSSLARNVVKRVVGSTVPVLNGEALSARILVDHSIVESFVMGGRLTVTSRVYPTEAIYEAAGVYVFNNATGSTVIVDKLVVHEMHSTPIQLDLFARD